The following are from one region of the Deinococcus aerophilus genome:
- a CDS encoding antibiotic biosynthesis monooxygenase family protein, with product MVLALALLPIRPGQTAEFEAAFTAALPLLTGTQGYIRHELQRGVEEDHRYALLVWWNTVEDHTVGFRHSSEYELWRTQLLPFYFYDPFPTVEHFVDVLPPPGPPDGV from the coding sequence ATGGTCCTGGCACTCGCACTGCTGCCCATCCGCCCCGGTCAGACGGCCGAGTTTGAGGCGGCTTTCACGGCGGCGCTGCCCCTGCTGACCGGCACGCAGGGCTACATCCGCCACGAGTTGCAGCGCGGTGTGGAAGAAGACCACCGCTACGCCCTGCTCGTGTGGTGGAACACTGTGGAGGACCATACCGTCGGCTTTCGCCACAGCTCCGAGTATGAACTGTGGCGCACACAACTGCTGCCGTTCTATTTCTATGACCCGTTCCCGACAGTGGAACATTTTGTTGATGTCCTGCCCCCCCCCGGGCCACCCGATGGTGTGTGA
- a CDS encoding 2-isopropylmalate synthase: MTQPHSAQPQSVQPQSTDRIRIFDTTLRDGEQSPGVALNHSQKLEIAHQLAKMGVDVIEAGFPIASPGDLEGVSRIAREVRGPIIAGLARAGRADIEAAARAVEAAEKPRIHTFIATSPIHMAKKLNLEPDAVVERAVQAVTLARSFVDDVEFSAEDATRSDWAFLSRIFKATVEAGATTINIPDTVGYTTPQEMRELFAYLKGELPAHVILSSHCHDDLGMAVANSIAAAEGGARQIECTINGIGERAGNASLEEIVMAFHTRADHYGYQTGIRTRELYRASRLVSRLSGMPVQPNKAIVGDNAFAHESGIHQDGVIKARETYEIMNAELVGREAAVLVMGKHSGRAAFRKALTDLGYAEMPDDKVQHLFGRFKDLADRKGQIFADDLRALVDARSDVPQTFSLEGFQITSGMNMTPVAFVRLQTPDGPVDATAHGDGPVEAAFQAINKITGMSPTLESYRIQAVTQGGDALGEVSVSARHGETLLHGLGVATDVVEASARAWIRVQNMIVAGLGAERRQGEFAPGRI; encoded by the coding sequence ATGACCCAGCCGCACAGTGCTCAACCACAGAGTGTTCAGCCGCAGAGCACCGACCGCATCCGCATCTTTGACACCACCCTGCGGGACGGCGAGCAGTCTCCCGGCGTGGCCCTGAACCACTCACAGAAGCTCGAGATTGCGCATCAGCTGGCCAAGATGGGCGTGGACGTGATCGAGGCCGGGTTTCCCATCGCCAGCCCCGGCGACCTGGAAGGCGTTTCGCGCATCGCGCGGGAGGTGCGCGGCCCGATCATCGCGGGACTGGCGCGCGCAGGACGGGCCGACATCGAGGCGGCGGCCCGAGCAGTCGAGGCGGCCGAGAAACCCCGCATCCACACCTTTATCGCCACCAGCCCGATCCACATGGCGAAAAAACTGAACCTGGAACCCGACGCGGTGGTCGAGCGCGCCGTGCAGGCTGTGACGCTGGCCCGGTCCTTCGTGGACGACGTGGAATTCAGCGCCGAGGACGCCACCCGCAGCGACTGGGCCTTCCTGAGCCGGATCTTCAAGGCGACGGTAGAAGCGGGGGCCACCACCATCAACATTCCCGATACGGTGGGCTACACCACGCCCCAGGAGATGCGCGAGCTGTTTGCCTACCTGAAGGGCGAACTGCCCGCGCACGTCATCCTGAGCAGCCACTGCCACGATGACCTGGGCATGGCGGTCGCCAACTCCATCGCGGCGGCCGAGGGTGGAGCGCGGCAGATCGAGTGCACCATCAACGGCATCGGAGAGCGGGCCGGAAACGCCAGCCTGGAAGAGATCGTGATGGCCTTTCACACCCGCGCCGACCACTACGGCTACCAGACCGGCATCCGCACCCGCGAGCTGTACCGCGCTTCCCGGCTGGTCAGCCGCCTGAGCGGAATGCCGGTGCAGCCCAACAAGGCCATCGTGGGCGACAATGCCTTCGCGCACGAATCGGGCATTCATCAGGACGGGGTGATCAAGGCGCGTGAGACCTACGAGATCATGAATGCCGAGCTGGTGGGCCGCGAGGCCGCCGTGCTGGTGATGGGCAAGCACTCGGGCCGGGCCGCCTTTCGCAAGGCGCTGACCGATCTGGGCTACGCCGAGATGCCCGACGACAAGGTCCAGCACCTGTTCGGGCGCTTCAAGGACCTGGCCGACCGCAAGGGCCAGATTTTCGCCGACGACCTGCGCGCCCTGGTGGACGCCCGCAGCGACGTGCCGCAGACCTTCAGCCTGGAAGGCTTCCAGATCACGTCCGGCATGAACATGACCCCGGTGGCCTTTGTGCGGCTGCAGACGCCCGACGGCCCGGTGGACGCCACCGCCCACGGCGACGGCCCGGTCGAGGCGGCTTTCCAGGCGATCAACAAGATCACCGGCATGAGCCCCACCCTGGAGAGCTACCGCATCCAGGCCGTCACGCAGGGCGGCGACGCGCTGGGCGAGGTCAGCGTCAGCGCCCGCCACGGCGAGACGCTCCTGCACGGTCTGGGCGTCGCCACCGACGTGGTGGAGGCCAGCGCCCGCGCGTGGATCCGTGTTCAGAACATGATCGTGGCGGGCCTGGGGGCCGAGCGCCGCCAGGGAGAGTTTGCGCCTGGGCGCATCTGA